The following are encoded together in the Bradyrhizobium algeriense genome:
- the hpaH gene encoding 2-oxo-hept-4-ene-1,7-dioate hydratase, translating into MLDQQTVERLAQRLDEAERSKSLIPAFTREYPDLTIEDAYAIQRAWTKLQLSRGRVVRGHKIGLTSKAMQNAVGISEPDYGVLFADMFYPDASPIPFDRFRAPRIEVELAFVLKTPLKGPDCTLFDVLNATNYVTLALEILETRMHRVDPETKAPRKVMDTISDNAANAALVVGGRPIRPLDFDLRWIGALLFRNGQIEETGIAAGVLNHPANGVAWLADRLAAQGEYLEAGEVVLAGSFTRPVEIIRGDTFHADYGQFGSVSCQFV; encoded by the coding sequence ATGCTCGATCAACAAACCGTCGAACGGCTGGCGCAGCGCCTGGACGAGGCCGAACGCAGCAAGTCGCTGATACCTGCGTTCACGCGCGAATATCCTGATCTCACGATCGAGGATGCCTACGCCATCCAGCGCGCATGGACGAAACTGCAGCTCTCCCGCGGCCGCGTCGTCAGGGGGCACAAGATCGGCCTGACATCGAAAGCGATGCAGAACGCCGTCGGCATTTCCGAGCCGGACTACGGTGTGCTGTTCGCCGACATGTTTTATCCGGATGCATCGCCGATCCCGTTCGACCGCTTCCGCGCGCCGCGCATCGAGGTCGAACTGGCGTTCGTGCTGAAGACGCCGTTGAAGGGCCCGGACTGCACGCTGTTCGACGTGCTCAACGCCACCAACTACGTCACGCTGGCGCTCGAAATCCTGGAAACCCGGATGCATCGCGTCGATCCCGAGACGAAAGCGCCGCGCAAGGTGATGGACACGATTTCCGACAATGCCGCGAATGCAGCGCTGGTCGTCGGCGGCCGGCCCATTCGGCCGCTCGATTTCGACCTGCGCTGGATTGGCGCGCTGTTGTTTCGCAATGGCCAGATCGAGGAGACCGGCATCGCCGCGGGCGTTCTCAATCATCCCGCCAACGGCGTGGCCTGGCTTGCCGACCGGCTGGCGGCTCAGGGCGAGTATCTCGAAGCCGGCGAAGTGGTGCTGGCGGGATCGTTTACGCGCCCCGTCGAAATTATCAGGGGCGACACGTTTCATGCCGATTACGGCCAGTTCGGATCGGTGTCCTGCCAGTTCGTCTGA
- a CDS encoding aldo/keto reductase: protein MQYRNLGASGLKVPVISFGTGTFGGEGPLFSAWGRSGAEEARRLVDICLEAGVNLFDTADVYSNGASEAILGAAIKGRRDRVLISTKTSLPMGDGPFDAGSSRHRLVLAVDAALRRLGTDYIDLLQLHAFDAFTPIEEVLSTLDGLVRDGKLRYVGASNFSGWQLMKSLAIAERHGWPRHVAHQVYYSLVGRDYEWELMPLGLDQGVGALVWSPLGWGRLTGRIRRGQPLPAGSRLRETAQFGPPVDEERLYRVVDVLDAVATETGRTVPQVAIAWLLTRPSVASVIIGARDEAQLRDNLGAIGWSLTAEQIALLDKASAVMPCYPYYPYRVQEGFARLNPPPV from the coding sequence ATGCAATATCGCAACCTGGGTGCCTCAGGCCTGAAGGTTCCCGTTATCAGTTTCGGCACTGGCACGTTCGGCGGAGAGGGGCCGCTGTTCTCGGCTTGGGGCCGGAGCGGCGCCGAGGAAGCGAGGCGGCTGGTCGACATCTGCCTCGAAGCCGGCGTCAATCTGTTCGACACCGCCGATGTCTATTCGAACGGCGCGTCGGAAGCGATTCTCGGCGCCGCGATCAAAGGCCGCCGCGACAGGGTGCTGATCTCTACCAAGACCAGCCTGCCGATGGGTGACGGTCCATTCGACGCGGGCTCATCGCGGCATCGCCTCGTTTTGGCGGTGGACGCCGCCTTGCGGCGGCTCGGGACCGACTACATTGACTTGCTGCAGCTCCACGCCTTCGATGCCTTCACGCCGATCGAGGAAGTGCTGTCGACGCTCGATGGGCTCGTCCGTGACGGCAAGCTGCGCTATGTCGGCGCCTCCAATTTCTCGGGCTGGCAATTGATGAAGTCGCTCGCCATTGCCGAGCGTCACGGTTGGCCGCGCCATGTGGCGCACCAGGTCTATTATTCGCTCGTCGGCCGCGACTACGAGTGGGAGCTAATGCCGCTCGGCCTCGATCAGGGCGTTGGTGCGCTGGTCTGGAGCCCGCTGGGTTGGGGACGTCTCACCGGCAGGATAAGACGCGGCCAGCCGCTGCCGGCGGGCAGTCGCCTGCGCGAGACGGCGCAGTTCGGTCCGCCTGTCGACGAGGAGCGGCTCTATCGCGTCGTCGACGTCCTGGATGCGGTCGCGACCGAGACCGGTCGCACCGTGCCGCAGGTCGCCATCGCATGGCTGCTCACCCGCCCAAGCGTGGCGTCCGTGATCATCGGCGCGCGTGACGAAGCGCAGCTCCGCGACAATCTCGGCGCCATTGGCTGGTCGCTGACCGCCGAGCAGATCGCGCTCCTCGACAAGGCGAGCGCGGTGATGCCCTGCTATCCCTATTATCCTTATCGTGTCCAGGAAGGCTTTGCGCGATTGAACCCGCCGCCGGTTTGA
- a CDS encoding tripartite tricarboxylate transporter substrate binding protein, with protein sequence MKIFAIAGVAVSALFVAALSTPADAQQWPARQVRLIVPYPAGGNVDSAARVIADRLQAKLGQPFIVENKAGAGGLIAGEAFAKAKPDGYALFVGANGPVLFAPEIAKREAYNWKRDFLPITSITMTPLVLEVHPTVPAQGLKEFIELARRDPGKLTMASPGQGTTNHLLSELMQSSLGLEWLTVHYRGNAPALNDLIGGQVQFALDQISVGLPSIKSGMLRALAVTGSHRASWLPDVPTFTELGYKELDGQTFTGLFAPSGTPAEIVTKLHDTLAEILKDPAIVEKFNALGAEAVSMTPAEFTSYLEREDAKWIPVVRKANIKAD encoded by the coding sequence ATGAAAATTTTCGCGATCGCAGGCGTCGCTGTATCGGCACTATTCGTGGCAGCGTTGAGCACACCGGCCGACGCCCAGCAATGGCCGGCGCGGCAGGTACGCCTGATCGTGCCCTATCCGGCAGGCGGCAATGTCGACAGCGCGGCGCGCGTCATCGCCGACAGGCTGCAGGCGAAGCTGGGCCAGCCGTTCATCGTGGAAAACAAGGCCGGCGCGGGCGGCCTGATCGCCGGCGAGGCGTTCGCGAAAGCCAAACCCGATGGCTACGCCCTGTTCGTCGGCGCCAACGGCCCCGTGCTGTTCGCACCCGAGATCGCCAAGCGCGAGGCCTATAACTGGAAGCGGGATTTCCTCCCGATCACCTCGATCACGATGACGCCGCTGGTGCTCGAAGTGCATCCGACGGTGCCGGCCCAAGGTCTGAAGGAATTCATCGAGCTTGCCCGCCGCGATCCCGGCAAGCTGACGATGGCTTCCCCCGGCCAGGGCACCACCAACCATCTGCTCAGCGAGTTGATGCAGTCGTCGCTCGGCCTGGAATGGCTGACGGTGCACTACCGCGGCAACGCACCGGCTCTCAACGACCTGATCGGCGGACAGGTGCAATTTGCGCTGGACCAGATCTCGGTCGGACTGCCTTCCATCAAGAGCGGCATGCTGCGCGCGCTCGCCGTCACCGGCAGCCACCGCGCCTCCTGGCTTCCGGATGTCCCGACCTTCACCGAACTCGGCTACAAGGAACTCGACGGCCAGACCTTCACCGGACTGTTCGCGCCATCAGGCACGCCGGCCGAGATCGTGACCAAGCTCCACGATACCCTCGCGGAGATCCTGAAAGATCCCGCCATCGTCGAGAAGTTCAACGCGCTCGGCGCCGAGGCTGTATCGATGACGCCGGCGGAGTTTACGAGCTACCTCGAACGCGAGGACGCCAAGTGGATTCCCGTGGTCCGCAAGGCGAACATCAAGGCCGACTGA
- a CDS encoding RidA family protein, translating into MTRRKSIHIGEFKHANPIPNACRIGNLLMSGVILGRDAAGKMPDKIEDQCANMFGHMKAIVEAGGGTTDDIIKMTVWLQDRTQRAPVNTEWLKMFPDEHSRPARHALQMDMENGALVQCDFTAVIG; encoded by the coding sequence ATGACACGGCGCAAGAGCATTCATATCGGCGAATTCAAGCACGCCAATCCAATTCCGAACGCCTGCCGCATCGGCAATCTCCTGATGTCCGGCGTCATTCTCGGCCGCGACGCCGCCGGCAAGATGCCGGACAAGATCGAAGACCAGTGCGCCAACATGTTCGGCCACATGAAGGCCATCGTGGAAGCCGGCGGCGGGACCACGGACGACATCATCAAAATGACCGTATGGCTGCAGGACCGCACGCAGCGTGCGCCCGTAAATACCGAATGGCTGAAAATGTTTCCCGACGAGCATTCGCGCCCTGCCCGCCATGCGCTGCAGATGGACATGGAGAACGGCGCGCTCGTGCAATGCGATTTCACCGCCGTGATCGGCTGA
- a CDS encoding flavin reductase family protein, with product MRIDPAYLDPETAYRLITGVVVPRPIAWVTSLSGSGVLNLAPFSAFMFVSPKPPMLAISVGRKGAIYKDTAQNILNNEEYVVHIADSSLMKAVHESSTEHPPDVSEVEELRLSTLPGERTKVPRLAAAPIAMECRFRQCLEFGETRSRLIVGEVLVFHIRDGLLNNGKIETEALDPICRIAGPRYAKLGEIVTLKPVFQTSKTES from the coding sequence ATGCGGATCGATCCTGCATATCTCGACCCCGAAACGGCCTACCGGCTGATCACCGGCGTCGTGGTGCCCCGCCCGATCGCCTGGGTGACCAGCCTGTCGGGTAGCGGGGTGCTCAACCTCGCCCCCTTCAGCGCCTTTATGTTCGTCTCGCCGAAGCCGCCGATGCTGGCCATCAGCGTCGGCCGCAAGGGCGCAATCTACAAGGATACCGCGCAGAACATCCTCAACAACGAGGAGTATGTCGTTCACATCGCGGATTCGAGCCTGATGAAGGCGGTGCACGAGAGTTCCACCGAGCATCCGCCCGATGTCAGCGAGGTCGAGGAATTGCGGCTCTCGACGCTGCCGGGCGAACGCACCAAGGTGCCCCGTCTGGCCGCCGCGCCGATCGCGATGGAATGCCGCTTCCGGCAATGCCTCGAATTCGGCGAAACCCGCAGCCGGCTCATCGTCGGCGAGGTGCTGGTCTTCCATATCAGGGATGGGCTGCTGAACAACGGCAAGATCGAAACCGAGGCGCTCGATCCGATCTGCCGCATTGCCGGTCCGCGTTACGCCAAGCTCGGCGAGATCGTTACCCTGAAACCCGTGTTCCAGACCTCGAAAACTGAATCCTGA
- a CDS encoding MFS transporter translates to MPAAVLALTAGAFGIGTTEFLIMGLLLQVAADMQVSVSATGLLISGYALGVFVGAPILTLATRRMPRKAVLLALMAIFTFGNAACALAPDYGLLMAARILTSLAHGTFFGVGSVAATSLVTEDKRASAIATMFIGLTVATLLGVPFGAWFGLMLGWRAAFWAVTAIGVVAFAVLVILVPGDVGGNEKATSLREELALVGRPQVLLGLAMTVFGFAGLFVVFTYVQPILTRLTGFSEAAVSPILLVFGVGLSIGNVAGGRLADRGLGRALIGTLAALALVLVALAAVLSIKGLAVAFMFLLGAAAFATVAPLQLRVLEAAGTEGRTLASSLNIAAFNLGNALGAWAGGLTIDHGLGLAALPLVAAAITAAGLVLAIWSVRLDRPVPSAAACPAE, encoded by the coding sequence ATGCCTGCCGCCGTCCTTGCGCTGACCGCCGGTGCCTTTGGCATCGGCACCACTGAATTCCTCATCATGGGCCTCTTGCTGCAGGTCGCCGCCGATATGCAGGTTTCGGTCTCCGCGACGGGCCTGCTGATCTCCGGCTATGCGCTCGGGGTGTTCGTCGGCGCGCCGATCCTGACGCTGGCGACGCGGCGGATGCCGCGCAAGGCGGTGCTGCTTGCTCTGATGGCGATCTTTACCTTCGGCAACGCCGCCTGCGCGCTGGCGCCGGACTACGGGCTGTTGATGGCGGCGCGGATTCTCACCTCGCTCGCCCATGGCACATTCTTCGGCGTCGGCTCGGTTGCGGCGACGAGCCTCGTCACCGAGGACAAGCGTGCTTCCGCGATTGCCACCATGTTCATCGGGCTGACGGTGGCTACTCTGCTCGGCGTTCCCTTCGGCGCGTGGTTCGGCCTCATGCTGGGATGGCGCGCCGCCTTCTGGGCAGTGACCGCGATCGGTGTGGTCGCCTTCGCCGTGCTGGTCATTCTCGTTCCCGGCGATGTCGGCGGCAACGAGAAAGCCACTTCGCTGCGCGAGGAGCTGGCGCTGGTCGGCCGTCCGCAAGTCCTGCTCGGCCTCGCCATGACCGTGTTCGGTTTTGCCGGCCTGTTCGTGGTCTTTACCTATGTCCAGCCGATCCTGACCCGGCTGACCGGCTTCTCTGAAGCGGCGGTCTCGCCGATCCTTCTCGTGTTCGGCGTCGGCCTGTCGATCGGCAATGTTGCGGGTGGGCGGCTCGCCGACCGTGGTCTCGGACGTGCCCTGATCGGCACGCTTGCGGCGCTCGCGCTCGTGCTCGTCGCGCTTGCGGCGGTGCTGTCGATCAAGGGCCTCGCCGTGGCGTTTATGTTCCTGCTTGGCGCTGCCGCCTTCGCCACTGTCGCGCCGCTGCAGCTTCGCGTGCTCGAAGCGGCCGGCACGGAGGGACGCACGCTCGCGTCCAGCCTCAACATCGCGGCCTTCAATCTCGGCAATGCGCTCGGCGCCTGGGCCGGCGGGCTAACGATCGATCACGGCCTGGGTCTGGCCGCGCTTCCACTCGTCGCGGCGGCGATCACCGCGGCGGGGCTCGTGCTGGCGATATGGAGCGTGCGTCTCGACCGGCCGGTACCTTCCGCTGCGGCGTGCCCGGCGGAATGA
- a CDS encoding IclR family transcriptional regulator — MTNGRLKARGRGPRQGGQAIRRALAVLRTLAVGGEKGVPLAEVVQATSLARPTVHRIVHVLIEEGIVERSERTGNYVVGRQVPELALARPSRSPLIVAAEPHLAEASAELGDTLFLTVRTGLDTLCVARRIGSYPIQVLSIEVGVRRPLGVSSAGVAILAAMPSAEARKIVLANETRFGAYRTDTATVLGQVQLARRRGYNLRDVGLVQGTKSLSAWIRTPDGQPAAAITLSAIRNRLSPRRAIEVADVLLATARAIEAATPRD; from the coding sequence ATGACAAACGGTCGGTTAAAGGCGCGCGGGCGAGGGCCGCGGCAGGGCGGGCAGGCGATCCGCCGCGCATTGGCCGTGCTGCGGACGCTCGCGGTTGGCGGGGAAAAAGGCGTGCCTCTGGCTGAAGTCGTGCAAGCGACCTCGCTCGCGCGTCCGACGGTACATCGCATCGTGCATGTGCTGATCGAGGAGGGGATTGTCGAGCGCAGCGAGCGGACAGGAAATTACGTCGTCGGTCGTCAGGTGCCCGAACTGGCGCTGGCGCGTCCATCGCGTTCACCCCTGATTGTTGCAGCCGAGCCGCATCTCGCGGAAGCGTCGGCGGAACTCGGCGATACCCTGTTCCTGACGGTGCGCACCGGGCTCGACACGCTATGCGTGGCGCGCCGCATCGGCAGCTATCCGATCCAGGTGTTGTCGATCGAGGTCGGTGTGCGGCGTCCGCTGGGCGTCAGCAGCGCGGGGGTGGCGATACTGGCCGCCATGCCTTCTGCGGAGGCGCGCAAGATTGTGCTCGCCAACGAAACAAGATTTGGCGCCTACCGAACTGATACGGCGACGGTGCTCGGACAGGTCCAGCTCGCCCGCCGCCGGGGCTACAATCTGCGCGATGTCGGCCTGGTGCAGGGAACGAAGTCGCTTTCAGCCTGGATCCGGACGCCGGACGGCCAGCCAGCCGCTGCGATTACGCTCTCCGCCATCCGAAACAGGTTGAGCCCGCGTCGCGCAATCGAGGTGGCGGACGTTCTCCTCGCTACCGCGCGTGCGATCGAGGCGGCGACCCCGAGGGATTAG
- the aat gene encoding leucyl/phenylalanyl-tRNA--protein transferase, with the protein MTSRESAVSEITPEVLLRAYACGIFPMAESAGDPTLFWVEPEMRGVIPLEGFRIASRLARTVRSDAFSVTVDTAFKAVIAGCAAPQPGRDDTWINKRIRDLYVGLHELGHCHSVEVWQDGDLVGGLYGVSLGRAFFGESMFHRTRDASKVALVHLVARLIAGGFELLDTQYVTEHLRSFGAVEIPRRRYRMLLDKAIAGEPADFLNLAAGQPVSGAEALAIIAERN; encoded by the coding sequence ATGACATCGCGCGAGTCAGCCGTTTCCGAAATCACGCCCGAAGTGCTGCTGCGGGCCTATGCCTGCGGCATCTTTCCGATGGCCGAGAGCGCCGGTGATCCGACGCTGTTCTGGGTCGAGCCGGAAATGCGCGGCGTGATCCCGCTCGAGGGCTTCCGCATCGCCTCGCGGCTTGCCCGCACCGTGCGCTCGGACGCCTTCAGCGTTACCGTCGATACCGCCTTCAAGGCGGTCATTGCGGGTTGCGCGGCGCCGCAGCCGGGCCGCGACGACACCTGGATCAACAAGCGCATCCGCGATCTCTATGTCGGGCTCCACGAACTCGGGCACTGCCACAGCGTCGAGGTCTGGCAGGACGGCGACCTCGTCGGCGGCCTCTACGGTGTCAGCCTCGGGCGGGCGTTCTTTGGGGAGAGTATGTTCCATCGCACCCGCGACGCATCGAAAGTGGCGCTGGTGCATCTGGTGGCGCGGTTGATCGCTGGCGGGTTCGAGCTGCTCGACACACAATATGTCACCGAACATCTGCGCAGCTTCGGCGCGGTCGAAATTCCGAGGCGCCGCTATCGCATGCTGCTCGACAAGGCGATTGCGGGCGAGCCTGCGGATTTCCTGAATTTGGCCGCCGGCCAGCCGGTCAGCGGCGCGGAAGCGCTCGCGATCATTGCCGAACGCAATTGA
- a CDS encoding AEC family transporter, translating into MSAVLIVVPVFALIAAGYAAVALRFISPTAHRGISEFAFSIAIPALLFRIVVVAEFPAVNAFAVWGAYYGATAAIWIVALLASSVLRQSRADGVVLAIGAVYGNVVMLGLPLTLSALGSQAAGSMALILSVNTPLLWLCGTLQMAWAERKSSESAPLLVLRAVREIARNPIMLALGFGFLWRLTGLGLHPVADRTLELLAQAGSPTALIALGINLFGFRIKGQAVAMAVMCALKLLAMPAIAAILAFYVLALPPISAAVVVLFAAMPTGANAYIFSAQYGRLSEAVSGAVALGTVLAAVTLPVIVAFVTVALR; encoded by the coding sequence ATGAGCGCAGTGTTGATCGTCGTTCCGGTGTTCGCGTTGATCGCGGCCGGCTATGCGGCGGTAGCGCTGCGTTTCATCTCGCCTACGGCGCACAGGGGCATTTCCGAGTTCGCCTTCAGCATCGCCATTCCCGCGCTCTTGTTCCGGATCGTGGTCGTCGCGGAATTTCCCGCCGTCAACGCCTTCGCGGTGTGGGGCGCCTATTATGGCGCAACGGCGGCTATATGGATCGTCGCGCTGCTGGCGTCATCCGTTCTTCGGCAATCCCGGGCCGACGGCGTGGTGCTTGCGATCGGCGCGGTCTACGGCAACGTCGTGATGCTCGGCCTTCCCCTGACGCTGTCGGCGCTGGGAAGTCAGGCGGCCGGCTCTATGGCGTTGATCCTGTCGGTCAACACGCCCCTGCTTTGGCTTTGCGGCACGCTGCAGATGGCATGGGCCGAGCGGAAGTCTTCCGAGTCAGCGCCGCTGCTGGTGCTGCGGGCCGTGCGCGAGATCGCGCGCAATCCGATCATGCTCGCGCTCGGCTTCGGCTTTCTCTGGCGCCTGACCGGATTGGGGCTGCATCCCGTTGCGGACAGGACGTTGGAACTGCTGGCGCAGGCGGGTTCACCCACGGCGCTGATCGCGCTCGGCATCAATCTGTTCGGATTCAGGATCAAGGGCCAGGCAGTCGCGATGGCCGTCATGTGCGCGCTCAAGCTGCTGGCGATGCCGGCCATTGCCGCGATCCTCGCGTTCTACGTCCTGGCGTTGCCGCCCATTTCCGCGGCTGTGGTTGTCCTGTTTGCCGCAATGCCGACCGGCGCCAATGCCTATATCTTCTCGGCCCAGTACGGACGGCTGAGCGAAGCCGTCTCGGGCGCGGTGGCGCTCGGCACGGTCCTGGCCGCAGTGACGTTGCCCGTCATCGTGGCATTCGTGACGGTCGCGCTGCGCTAG
- a CDS encoding amidohydrolase family protein — protein MPTYLPFDPNPRRPSKLPPPKSIDSQFHVLGPLDKYPVRPGAAYQMPTATWEAALRVHKALGIERGIIVQTTTYGADHSVVLDALAAMGPNYRACANALVFAEADDAYLAKLHDAGVRGARFSFRQELGAVLSDKDFARAIAKIRELGWYAKIQPEKDGIVSSAAKYENLDVPVLIDHMARPDPVRGKDDPNLQKMLALLSKGNFWVMLSLGEKTSKNGPPWDDVIPIARAYIEAAPDRCVWASDWPHPVSVVQPPNDADLLELLYRYAPDEAELRKILVTNPAKLFGFED, from the coding sequence ATGCCGACCTATCTCCCCTTCGATCCGAACCCGCGCCGTCCCTCAAAGCTGCCGCCGCCGAAGAGCATCGACAGCCAGTTTCACGTGCTGGGTCCGCTGGACAAATATCCGGTGCGGCCGGGCGCCGCCTACCAGATGCCGACCGCGACCTGGGAAGCCGCGCTTCGCGTCCACAAGGCGCTCGGCATCGAGCGCGGCATCATCGTGCAGACCACGACCTATGGCGCCGATCATTCCGTGGTGCTCGACGCCCTCGCGGCGATGGGGCCGAACTACCGCGCTTGCGCCAACGCGCTGGTGTTTGCCGAAGCCGACGATGCCTATCTCGCCAAACTGCATGACGCCGGCGTGCGCGGCGCCCGCTTCAGTTTCCGGCAGGAACTCGGTGCGGTGCTCTCGGACAAGGATTTTGCCCGTGCCATCGCGAAAATCCGCGAGCTCGGCTGGTACGCAAAAATCCAGCCGGAAAAGGACGGCATCGTTTCCAGCGCCGCCAAATACGAAAACCTCGACGTGCCTGTGCTGATTGACCACATGGCGCGCCCTGACCCCGTGCGCGGCAAGGACGATCCGAACTTGCAAAAGATGCTGGCGCTGCTGTCGAAGGGCAATTTCTGGGTGATGCTGTCGCTCGGGGAGAAGACGTCGAAAAACGGCCCGCCCTGGGACGACGTCATTCCGATCGCGCGCGCCTATATCGAAGCTGCTCCCGACCGCTGCGTGTGGGCCAGCGACTGGCCGCACCCGGTTTCGGTGGTGCAGCCCCCCAACGACGCCGACCTGCTCGAACTGCTCTATCGCTACGCGCCCGACGAGGCCGAGCTACGGAAGATCCTGGTGACCAATCCGGCAAAGCTGTTCGGCTTCGAGGACTAG
- a CDS encoding fumarylacetoacetate hydrolase family protein, translating to MHLLSYLANGEPHFGAAVAGGVVDLTQRLGPKCPDLRSLIAKDGLEVARQMVAGLKPSHALDDLVLLPPIPNPEKLWCIGVNYKDRNAEYKDNSDLPKYPSLFVRNPSSVVGSGQPIEKPDISEQLDYEGELVIVIGKEGRHIPRERAWEYIFGMTLCNEGSVRDWLHHGKFNVTQGKNFDRSGSIGPWIVTSDECDPRGPHDIITRVNGEVRQSDSTERLMFPFDFLIAYLSTFATLKPGDMIATGTPTGAGARFTPPRWLKPGDVVEVESARIGILRNTVAEEQ from the coding sequence ATGCATCTCTTAAGTTATCTCGCAAACGGCGAGCCGCACTTCGGCGCGGCCGTTGCCGGCGGCGTGGTCGACCTCACCCAACGGCTCGGACCGAAATGTCCTGACCTTCGGAGCCTGATCGCCAAGGACGGCCTGGAAGTCGCGCGCCAGATGGTCGCCGGCCTCAAGCCGAGCCATGCGCTCGACGATCTCGTGCTGCTGCCGCCGATTCCCAATCCGGAAAAACTCTGGTGCATCGGCGTCAACTACAAAGACCGCAACGCCGAGTACAAGGACAATTCGGACCTGCCGAAATATCCGAGCCTATTTGTCCGCAACCCCTCCTCGGTCGTCGGCTCCGGCCAGCCGATCGAAAAGCCTGATATCTCCGAACAGCTCGACTATGAGGGCGAACTCGTCATCGTGATCGGCAAGGAAGGCCGGCACATCCCCCGCGAGCGCGCCTGGGAGTACATCTTCGGCATGACGCTGTGCAACGAAGGCAGCGTTCGCGACTGGCTGCACCACGGCAAGTTCAACGTCACCCAGGGCAAGAATTTCGATCGATCGGGCAGCATCGGGCCGTGGATCGTTACGTCGGACGAATGCGATCCGCGTGGGCCTCATGACATTATTACCCGCGTCAATGGCGAGGTGCGCCAGAGCGATTCCACCGAGCGGCTGATGTTTCCGTTCGATTTCCTGATCGCCTACCTCTCCACCTTTGCGACCCTGAAACCCGGCGACATGATCGCGACCGGCACCCCGACCGGGGCCGGCGCCCGGTTCACGCCGCCGCGCTGGCTCAAGCCAGGCGACGTCGTCGAGGTGGAATCCGCTCGGATCGGCATCCTTCGCAACACCGTGGCGGAGGAGCAGTAA
- a CDS encoding sensor histidine kinase produces the protein MKLSTPTLLYIDDDAGLARLVDRGLTRAGFKVVHAASGEQGLARLAQGGIDVVALDQFMPGLDGLETLEQIMAIADAPPVVFVTAAQDSAIAVTALKAGAADYLVKDTHGDFIPLLQVAVNGALRQAELQRARDEAEAEVHASRDRYAALAAEREVLLREVNHRVGNSLQIIASLLHLQANSTTQDDVKAALTNAMGRVAAVAQVHRRLYTSHDLKSVLLNQYLEALLEDLRRSAEGNKMSRLTLKAEPIEIDPDRAVAIGIIVNELVMNAVKYAYPDGAGPIHVELKPEGDDLVVAIADDGVGLNAKADPRSTGMGQRIVSAMAAKLDASAERDPDHHGTRIVLRFRRIPAAAPKSTSAAAS, from the coding sequence ATGAAACTATCGACGCCGACACTGCTGTATATCGACGACGACGCCGGGCTGGCCCGGCTGGTCGACCGCGGCCTGACGCGGGCAGGCTTCAAGGTCGTCCACGCGGCGAGCGGTGAGCAAGGGCTGGCGCGGCTGGCGCAGGGCGGCATCGATGTGGTTGCGCTCGACCAGTTCATGCCGGGTCTCGACGGCCTCGAAACGCTGGAACAGATCATGGCGATAGCGGACGCCCCTCCCGTAGTGTTCGTCACGGCCGCCCAGGATTCGGCGATCGCCGTTACGGCGCTGAAGGCCGGCGCCGCCGACTATCTGGTCAAGGACACGCACGGCGATTTCATCCCCCTGCTCCAGGTCGCCGTCAACGGCGCCCTGCGGCAGGCCGAGCTTCAGCGCGCCCGCGACGAGGCCGAAGCCGAGGTCCACGCCTCGCGCGACCGCTATGCGGCGCTTGCCGCCGAACGCGAGGTGCTGCTGCGCGAAGTCAACCACCGCGTCGGCAATTCCCTGCAGATCATCGCCTCGCTGCTGCATTTGCAGGCCAATTCGACGACCCAGGACGACGTCAAGGCGGCGCTGACCAATGCGATGGGCCGCGTCGCCGCGGTCGCCCAGGTGCATCGCCGTCTCTACACCTCGCACGATCTCAAGAGCGTGTTGCTGAATCAGTATCTCGAAGCCCTGCTGGAGGACCTTCGGCGTTCGGCCGAGGGCAATAAGATGTCGCGGCTGACGCTCAAGGCCGAACCGATCGAGATCGACCCGGACCGCGCGGTGGCGATCGGTATCATCGTCAATGAGCTGGTGATGAACGCCGTCAAATACGCCTATCCCGACGGCGCCGGTCCCATTCACGTCGAGCTCAAGCCCGAGGGCGACGACCTCGTGGTCGCGATTGCGGACGACGGCGTCGGCCTCAACGCCAAGGCCGATCCGCGCTCCACCGGCATGGGGCAACGCATCGTGAGCGCGATGGCCGCGAAGCTCGACGCCAGCGCCGAGCGCGATCCGGACCATCACGGCACCAGGATCGTGCTGCGCTTCCGCCGCATCCCGGCGGCGGCGCCGAAATCGACCAGCGCCGCGGCGAGTTAA